A portion of the Flavobacterium magnum genome contains these proteins:
- a CDS encoding DUF7619 domain-containing protein has translation MKKHYLLLMLAFAGVQAQVINIADTAFAARLALSSINNDIARNEANLPIHIDADYDGQITVTEAQAVYFLNVDSLNFTESEKISDLSGIEYFTNLGTLKCSYNNLTALNLAALSNLKILYCNNNHLTTLDVMALSGLETLYCHTNDMTNIQVAGLHNLLQLVCYSNPLTALDMTGLTSISQILISHTAITSLDLTPYPTLAYIGCEDGILTSLNLSGLSNITTLSCKGNQLTSLDIGASWYHLFEINISNNLFTQFDVSSFQHLSHFYCDNNFLTELHFYNEGQGSSSITNLSCTNNLFTKLDLSSIRPNGLISNSVKFDNNPLLEWVNLKNGNYNPFPTLENLPSLRYICVDANETDDMIGTNFPIYNITNCEVNTYCSFTPGGTYYQIAAANTLDSNANGCDAGDLNIPAMKLNLTSGSTTTQVIAAANSLFSIPVSQGTYQVAPVLEHPEYFTVSPTSASVGFPAQASPYNLQFCIAPAGNRNDLEIILLPIGDAIPGFDIHYKVIVNNTGNTSQSAHVEFHFENDLMHLVNVQPTAADNEGSLSWSVNLVPFEKKEFMVQFNLNTPTDTPPVNGNTILHFNAVATSDATDETPQNNTAQLEQPVFNSFDPNDKICLEGDAITPDIVGKELHYRIRFENTGNAPAQNIVVKDVIDTAKFDVTTLIPLDGSHPFTTRITGDQAEFLFENINLPFDDANNDGYILFKIKTKPTLTLGSTISNTASIYFDYNFPIVTNTAVTTMAIPLSTDENENAFGFALYPNPVKDVLNIASKVTADIDSIVIYNMLGQEVTKAIPAVGDYSIDVSRLPVGEYVLKVISNTGTWSSKFLKG, from the coding sequence ATGAAAAAACATTATTTATTACTAATGCTTGCTTTTGCAGGTGTACAGGCACAGGTAATCAATATTGCTGACACGGCCTTTGCAGCAAGGCTGGCGCTTTCTTCTATAAATAACGATATTGCAAGGAATGAAGCGAATCTTCCAATACATATTGACGCCGATTATGACGGGCAGATCACCGTTACGGAAGCACAGGCTGTATATTTTTTGAATGTAGATTCATTAAATTTTACAGAAAGCGAGAAGATATCCGACCTTTCAGGGATTGAATACTTTACAAACCTCGGTACACTGAAATGTTCCTATAATAATCTTACCGCTCTTAATCTGGCGGCGCTCAGCAACCTTAAGATCCTTTATTGCAATAACAACCACCTTACAACACTCGATGTAATGGCATTGAGTGGGCTTGAAACCCTTTACTGCCATACGAATGACATGACAAATATACAGGTCGCAGGCTTGCATAATCTTTTGCAGCTTGTTTGTTATTCCAATCCCTTAACGGCATTGGATATGACGGGCCTTACGTCAATCAGCCAAATTCTCATCAGCCATACCGCAATCACTTCACTTGATCTTACACCTTATCCTACGCTGGCCTATATCGGATGCGAGGATGGCATATTGACATCTCTTAACCTTTCCGGACTTTCCAATATTACAACACTGAGTTGTAAGGGTAACCAGCTTACATCACTCGATATCGGGGCATCATGGTATCACCTGTTTGAAATCAATATAAGCAACAACCTTTTTACGCAATTCGATGTGAGTTCTTTCCAGCATCTTTCCCATTTTTATTGCGATAACAATTTCCTCACCGAGCTCCATTTTTACAATGAAGGCCAGGGCTCCAGTTCAATTACAAATCTGTCCTGTACGAATAACCTGTTTACTAAATTGGATTTGTCATCTATTCGTCCAAATGGGTTAATTTCGAATTCAGTTAAATTTGACAACAACCCGTTATTAGAGTGGGTTAATCTTAAGAATGGGAACTATAATCCGTTTCCGACATTAGAAAACCTTCCGTCCCTACGATACATTTGTGTTGATGCAAATGAGACAGACGACATGATAGGCACTAACTTTCCAATTTATAATATTACCAATTGCGAAGTCAATACATACTGTTCGTTTACTCCAGGCGGCACTTATTATCAAATTGCTGCCGCCAATACCTTGGATTCCAATGCAAACGGATGTGACGCAGGTGACCTGAACATACCTGCCATGAAGTTAAATTTAACTTCGGGGAGTACCACTACACAAGTAATAGCAGCTGCGAACAGCCTGTTCAGTATTCCTGTTTCGCAAGGCACTTATCAAGTTGCCCCTGTACTTGAGCATCCGGAGTATTTTACGGTATCGCCCACTTCAGCAAGCGTAGGCTTCCCTGCACAGGCAAGTCCTTATAACCTCCAATTTTGTATTGCGCCAGCAGGGAACCGCAACGATCTTGAAATAATCCTGCTACCCATTGGCGACGCCATTCCGGGTTTCGATATTCATTATAAAGTCATTGTAAATAATACAGGGAATACGTCACAATCCGCCCATGTGGAATTTCATTTTGAAAATGATTTAATGCACTTGGTTAATGTACAGCCAACAGCAGCCGACAATGAGGGCAGCCTTTCATGGAGCGTTAATTTGGTACCTTTTGAAAAAAAAGAATTCATGGTTCAGTTTAATCTGAATACCCCTACGGATACTCCGCCGGTTAATGGCAATACCATATTGCATTTCAACGCCGTGGCTACATCAGATGCCACAGATGAAACACCTCAGAACAATACTGCGCAACTGGAACAGCCTGTATTTAATTCATTTGATCCGAATGATAAGATATGCCTTGAAGGTGATGCAATTACACCGGATATCGTTGGGAAGGAGCTGCACTACCGCATCCGTTTTGAAAATACTGGCAATGCTCCGGCACAAAATATCGTCGTGAAAGATGTGATAGATACGGCAAAATTTGATGTGACTACATTAATACCACTTGATGGAAGTCATCCATTCACTACAAGAATCACAGGCGATCAGGCCGAATTCCTATTCGAAAACATCAATCTCCCTTTCGATGACGCCAATAATGACGGTTATATACTGTTCAAGATCAAAACCAAACCGACATTGACTTTAGGCAGTACCATCAGCAATACAGCGAGTATTTATTTCGATTATAACTTCCCTATTGTTACGAATACTGCGGTGACTACCATGGCTATTCCTTTAAGCACGGATGAAAATGAAAATGCATTTGGATTTGCTTTATATCCAAATCCGGTAAAGGATGTTTTGAATATTGCTTCAAAAGTAACCGCCGATATTGATTCAATAGTCATTTATAACATGCTTGGACAGGAAGTCACGAAAGCGATCCCTGCGGTTGGCGATTATAGTATTGATGTATCGCGTTTGCCGGTTGGAGAGTATGTACTAAAAGTGATTTCTAATACAGGAACCTGGTCATCAAAATTCCTCAAAGGATAG
- a CDS encoding DUF7619 domain-containing protein, with amino-acid sequence MKKHYLLLMLAFAGVQAQVINIPDANFKAKLLQSSETSSIAKDVNGVKIKIDTNSDNEIQESEAALVYSLSVSSSNIVNLTGINSFINLKSLTAYSNVISAIDVSGLALESLQVGGNYLTTLSLAGLSGLKSLDIDDNQIAGTLDLSSMPGLKSLLCENNNITGINITGLAQLEKLKCTENEIASLDVSGSPLLNYLWCDYNNLTTLDVTMLPLLTTFNCSYNQLTSLQVDHLPGLSGLLCGFNQLTSLDLTGSMLNSSVSNTLSCRNNLITELDVSDKILDQFTCSNNPLTTLKLGQITRLYCYFTDLTSIEVPFPAQYVSIHDNPLLQSLYVKNGSQEIQFSISNVPNLSYICADESDFYAIQQELSYNNITGCEINNYCNDGADAPYEIANTAKFDAAGVGCDAANPLIPNQRFIIDNGGSSGGLFVNLSGTGNLSLPAGTYSITPVFETPYFSSTPNSASITFPGTSSVVAQSFCIVPNGTHPDIEITITNNNTAIPGFDADYTVLCKNKGTTTASGFINVSFDDDILDFVTAEPAANASLNELSWAYSDLKPFGSYTVHFTMNLNSPVENPPLQQGDNITIVAYSAFNDDETPSDNITALNQPVFNAFDPNDKTCLEGDTITPNMAGEYVHYKIRFENTGNYPAAIVTVKDVIDTSKFDISTLTPIAGSHPFITRITNTNQVEFIFDNIMLPFDDANNDGYVIFKIKTKPTLVLGDELSNTAGIYFNYNAPVITNTAVTTVAVPLSINEVDKSGFSLYPNPSKNVINISSKTDAVINVVQIYNTLAQEVMKVLPANGDYSIDVSRLPVGSYVVKVISETGSWASRFIKE; translated from the coding sequence ATGAAAAAACATTATTTATTACTAATGCTTGCTTTTGCAGGTGTACAGGCACAGGTAATCAACATCCCTGATGCCAATTTTAAGGCGAAGTTGCTCCAATCCTCCGAAACCTCAAGTATTGCAAAAGACGTAAATGGTGTAAAAATCAAGATTGATACCAACAGCGACAATGAAATTCAGGAAAGCGAAGCAGCACTGGTCTATTCGCTCTCCGTAAGTAGTTCCAATATTGTAAACCTTACCGGAATTAATAGTTTCATTAATTTGAAAAGCCTTACGGCATACTCGAACGTGATTTCCGCAATCGATGTGAGCGGATTGGCATTGGAATCTTTGCAGGTTGGGGGTAATTATCTCACAACGCTGAGCCTTGCTGGGCTTTCCGGATTGAAATCTCTCGACATAGACGACAACCAGATTGCAGGCACGCTGGACCTTAGTTCTATGCCCGGACTCAAAAGTTTACTTTGCGAAAACAACAACATTACAGGGATAAACATCACAGGGCTGGCACAACTTGAGAAATTAAAGTGCACTGAAAATGAGATAGCTTCACTTGATGTTTCCGGCAGCCCTTTATTGAATTACCTATGGTGTGATTACAACAACCTGACTACACTTGACGTAACCATGCTTCCGTTGCTGACCACCTTCAACTGCAGTTACAATCAGCTTACGAGCCTGCAGGTAGACCATCTTCCCGGCTTATCCGGCTTGCTTTGCGGCTTCAATCAATTGACAAGTCTCGACCTGACCGGATCAATGTTGAATAGTAGTGTATCGAACACACTGAGCTGCCGTAACAATCTTATAACAGAGCTTGACGTTTCGGACAAGATATTGGATCAGTTCACATGCTCCAACAATCCACTTACTACATTAAAATTAGGACAGATAACAAGATTGTATTGCTATTTCACTGACCTGACGAGTATCGAAGTGCCGTTTCCGGCTCAATATGTCAGCATACATGATAATCCGCTACTCCAGTCATTGTATGTCAAGAACGGTTCACAGGAAATCCAGTTTTCAATATCCAATGTACCCAACTTGTCATATATCTGCGCAGATGAATCCGATTTTTATGCAATACAACAGGAATTGAGTTATAACAATATCACCGGTTGCGAAATCAACAATTATTGTAATGACGGTGCCGATGCACCTTACGAAATTGCTAATACTGCAAAATTTGATGCTGCCGGAGTTGGTTGTGATGCTGCGAATCCTCTAATTCCCAACCAAAGATTTATTATCGATAATGGTGGTAGCAGCGGAGGCCTTTTTGTAAATTTATCAGGTACAGGCAACTTATCCCTTCCTGCCGGTACTTATAGTATTACGCCTGTTTTTGAAACACCTTACTTCAGCAGCACTCCCAATAGCGCTTCGATAACGTTTCCGGGTACATCATCTGTGGTAGCGCAAAGTTTCTGTATCGTCCCGAATGGAACGCATCCCGATATAGAAATTACCATTACCAATAACAATACTGCCATTCCCGGTTTTGATGCTGATTACACCGTTCTCTGTAAAAATAAAGGTACAACCACAGCATCAGGCTTTATCAATGTATCCTTCGATGATGATATCCTCGATTTTGTTACTGCTGAACCGGCTGCCAATGCTTCGCTGAACGAACTCAGCTGGGCCTATTCGGATTTGAAGCCATTCGGATCATATACTGTACATTTTACCATGAACCTGAATTCTCCTGTTGAAAATCCACCATTGCAACAGGGTGACAATATTACTATTGTAGCATATAGTGCATTTAATGATGATGAAACGCCGTCGGACAACATCACGGCATTGAACCAGCCAGTATTTAACGCTTTCGACCCCAACGACAAAACCTGTCTCGAAGGTGATACGATAACGCCGAACATGGCAGGGGAGTATGTTCATTACAAAATCCGTTTTGAGAACACCGGAAATTATCCTGCAGCGATTGTTACAGTTAAAGATGTGATTGATACTTCAAAATTTGATATTTCAACTTTAACGCCCATTGCGGGAAGCCATCCTTTTATTACCCGTATCACCAACACCAATCAGGTGGAGTTTATTTTTGATAATATCATGCTGCCGTTTGACGATGCGAATAATGATGGTTATGTAATATTTAAAATCAAAACAAAGCCGACTTTGGTTTTAGGGGATGAACTCAGCAACACTGCAGGGATTTATTTCAATTATAATGCTCCCGTGATTACGAATACTGCGGTGACTACAGTTGCGGTTCCTTTAAGCATAAATGAAGTGGATAAGAGCGGCTTCAGTTTATACCCAAATCCTTCGAAGAATGTCATAAACATTTCGTCAAAAACCGATGCTGTCATCAATGTGGTACAAATTTACAACACCCTGGCACAGGAGGTAATGAAAGTATTGCCTGCGAATGGAGATTATAGTATAGACGTATCGCGTTTGCCGGTAGGCAGTTATGTAGTGAAGGTAATTTCGGAGACCGGAAGTTGGGCCTCGCGGTTTATAAAGGAGTAA
- the sucD gene encoding succinate--CoA ligase subunit alpha yields the protein MSVLVNKDSRIIVQGFTGSEGTFHASQMIEYGTNVVGGVTPGKGGTEHLNRPVFNTVKDAVDKAGADTTIIFVPPAFAADAIMEAADAGIKVIITITEGIPVADMIRAYDYIKGKNCRLIGPNCPGVITPEEAKVGIMPGFVFRKGNVGIVSKSGTLTYEAADQVVKQGLGITTAIGIGGDPIIGTTTKEAVELLMNDPETKCIVMIGEIGGQLEADAAQWIKADGNRKPVVGFIAGETAPKGRTMGHAGAIVGGADDTAEAKKRIMRECGIHVVDSPAEIGKKVKEVLG from the coding sequence ATGAGTGTTTTAGTTAACAAGGATTCCAGAATAATTGTACAGGGTTTTACCGGAAGTGAAGGAACATTCCACGCTTCACAAATGATTGAATACGGAACCAACGTTGTAGGTGGCGTAACACCCGGAAAAGGCGGGACTGAACACCTGAACCGTCCGGTTTTCAACACGGTGAAAGACGCTGTAGATAAGGCAGGAGCGGATACGACGATTATTTTTGTACCGCCAGCATTTGCAGCCGATGCCATTATGGAAGCGGCCGATGCCGGCATCAAAGTCATCATCACCATCACTGAAGGAATTCCTGTGGCCGACATGATCCGGGCATATGACTATATCAAAGGAAAAAACTGCCGATTGATCGGGCCGAACTGCCCTGGGGTAATTACTCCGGAAGAGGCAAAGGTGGGCATCATGCCTGGCTTCGTCTTTAGGAAAGGCAACGTCGGAATTGTTTCAAAATCAGGAACGCTGACTTACGAGGCCGCTGACCAGGTGGTGAAGCAAGGTTTGGGAATTACAACCGCGATCGGAATCGGTGGTGACCCGATTATCGGAACCACAACGAAGGAAGCGGTGGAGTTGCTGATGAATGACCCTGAAACCAAATGCATCGTGATGATCGGTGAAATCGGCGGGCAGCTGGAGGCGGATGCGGCACAGTGGATTAAGGCTGACGGCAACCGCAAACCGGTAGTCGGTTTTATCGCTGGTGAAACGGCGCCTAAAGGCCGTACGATGGGACATGCCGGTGCAATCGTCGGTGGTGCGGATGACACCGCTGAGGCTAAAAAACGCATCATGCGCGAATGTGGCATCCACGTGGTGGATTCCCCCGCAGAGATTGGTAAGAAAGTTAAAGAGGTTTTAGGATAA
- the fabG gene encoding 3-oxoacyl-[acyl-carrier-protein] reductase, whose amino-acid sequence MKLLEGKTAIITGASRGIGKGIAEVFAKHGANVAFTYSASAESALALENELNGLGIKAKGYQSNAADFNEAHTFVDAVLADFGTVDILINNAGITKDNLLMRMSEEDFDKVIDVNLKSVFNMTKAIQKTFLKQRSGSIINMSSVVGVKGNAGQTNYAASKAGVIGFTKSVALELGSRNIRCNAIAPGFIETEMTAKLNEEVVKGWAESIPLKRGGSTEDVANACLFLASDMSAYITGQVLNVDGGMLT is encoded by the coding sequence ATGAAATTATTAGAAGGAAAAACAGCCATCATCACGGGAGCCAGCCGCGGCATCGGAAAAGGAATAGCGGAAGTTTTTGCAAAGCACGGTGCCAATGTCGCCTTTACATACAGCGCCTCTGCTGAGTCTGCGTTAGCGCTTGAAAACGAGCTGAACGGTTTAGGGATCAAGGCCAAAGGATATCAGTCCAACGCCGCCGATTTTAACGAAGCGCATACTTTTGTCGACGCTGTTTTGGCTGATTTCGGAACGGTAGACATCCTGATTAATAATGCAGGAATTACCAAGGACAACCTCTTGATGCGTATGTCTGAAGAGGATTTTGATAAGGTGATTGATGTCAACCTGAAATCGGTATTCAATATGACAAAAGCTATTCAGAAGACTTTCCTGAAGCAACGTTCAGGCTCGATCATCAACATGAGTTCTGTAGTAGGGGTGAAAGGGAACGCCGGACAGACCAATTATGCTGCCTCTAAAGCAGGTGTTATCGGCTTTACCAAGTCTGTTGCTTTGGAATTGGGTTCCAGGAACATCCGCTGCAACGCGATAGCTCCGGGGTTCATTGAAACGGAAATGACTGCCAAATTGAATGAGGAGGTCGTGAAAGGCTGGGCAGAGTCGATTCCGTTAAAGCGTGGCGGCAGCACGGAAGATGTCGCCAATGCCTGCCTGTTCCTGGCGTCAGACATGAGCGCGTACATCACGGGGCAGGTGCTGAATGTTGACGGAGGTATGCTGACATAA
- a CDS encoding DUF7619 domain-containing protein encodes MKKFYLLMLAFAGVSIANAQIINFPSGQLKARLLDASATNTRAKNLDGAYFAIDANNDSQIQVSEALQVSELYFYNNGISNITGLEYFTNLKVLSMPYNPITTLDATVFPLLTKLNVNHCLLTSLNASGLSALTDLDCTYNSLTSLNIDGTYALHDFKCRNNQIYGVLDLSGRANLLPELDLTVNHFTQLILTGCNTLTLINATENYLSETTDFSAVPNLRELWVSFSSIQNLDLSANPLIERVYANQCYGLSSMNVTGCVNLRELYFVTASYPTQLDLNPAVNLEKLTLKMSSPGTVAFNNCHILKELSLETDWLAVDLSLPALETLTLTMLNCTSLDLTALASLKTLQSRTESVTAYDFSGNALLEDVVLSYIYPTQSLDFSSNTHLQQVYLSGCSGVEMLNLKNGANEILNFNFNAATAIPNLKYLCTDDEQIESLDYLTQALPLCSINSYCSFTPGGTYYTVEGSSRADLDGNGCDVSDPLYPGIKFTVTDGVNSGTFVADALGSYSLPLQAGSHTITPVVENSYFTTDPSQFTISFPGDLNSVMQDICIIPNGIHNDLEILIMPIGIARPGFDATYNLLFRNTGNTTIDTDLDFAFDDSVMDFVQSVPPLSDQNEGMLHWSGLPIAPFETRSVLVKMNMNSPVETPALNLDDHLVFTAALTYSGTDETPLNNTTILRQTVVNSFDPNDKTCLEGDTITPGMVGDYVHYLIRFENTGTFAAENVVVKDIIDPATFDIASLVPVSSNYEFTTRITDGDKVEFIFENINLPFDDTNNDGYVLFKIRTKPTLTVGSTLSNKASIYFDYNLPIVTNTAVTAVALPLNTNENDNAFGLALYPNPVKDVLNISSKTDAVINVVQIYNALGQDVMKVLPANGDCSIDVSRLPVGSYVVKVISETGSWASRFIKE; translated from the coding sequence ATGAAAAAATTTTACCTGCTGATGCTGGCATTCGCCGGTGTTTCGATCGCAAACGCACAGATCATCAATTTTCCATCGGGACAGCTCAAAGCGAGACTGCTTGACGCCTCGGCCACCAACACCAGGGCAAAAAACCTTGACGGCGCCTATTTTGCCATCGATGCCAACAACGACAGCCAGATACAGGTTTCCGAAGCGCTACAGGTCAGTGAATTGTATTTTTATAACAACGGCATTTCCAATATTACGGGGCTTGAATATTTTACGAACCTCAAAGTGCTGAGCATGCCGTACAACCCGATTACGACGCTGGACGCGACCGTGTTTCCGCTGCTTACGAAACTGAATGTCAACCATTGCCTGTTGACCAGCCTGAATGCCAGTGGGCTTTCGGCGTTGACCGACCTCGATTGCACCTACAACAGCCTCACCTCGCTGAATATCGACGGAACCTATGCACTACACGATTTTAAATGCAGGAACAACCAGATTTATGGCGTGCTTGATTTAAGCGGAAGGGCAAACCTGCTTCCCGAACTCGATCTGACGGTAAATCATTTTACCCAATTGATACTCACCGGCTGCAATACGCTCACCCTGATTAATGCAACTGAAAATTATCTTTCGGAAACGACTGATTTCAGCGCTGTTCCAAACCTCAGGGAACTCTGGGTTTCCTTTTCCAGCATTCAAAACCTCGATTTGTCCGCCAATCCGCTGATTGAGCGCGTATATGCAAATCAATGCTACGGGCTGTCTTCTATGAATGTTACGGGCTGTGTTAACCTCAGGGAATTGTACTTCGTAACTGCTTCTTATCCTACGCAATTGGATTTAAATCCGGCAGTGAATCTTGAAAAGCTTACCCTCAAAATGTCCAGCCCGGGTACAGTAGCATTTAACAATTGCCATATTTTAAAAGAGCTCAGCCTTGAGACCGATTGGCTGGCGGTTGATTTGTCGTTGCCAGCATTGGAAACCCTGACGCTTACGATGCTGAATTGCACCTCGCTCGATCTGACCGCGCTCGCCTCGTTGAAAACCCTTCAATCCAGGACTGAATCCGTTACAGCATACGACTTTTCAGGCAATGCATTGCTTGAGGATGTTGTCCTGTCCTATATTTATCCTACCCAATCATTGGATTTTTCATCCAATACTCACCTGCAGCAAGTCTATTTATCAGGTTGCTCGGGTGTCGAAATGCTGAACTTAAAAAACGGCGCCAACGAAATCCTTAATTTTAATTTTAACGCGGCAACGGCAATACCCAATCTGAAGTATTTATGTACTGACGATGAGCAGATTGAAAGCCTGGACTATCTTACGCAGGCGCTTCCTCTTTGCAGCATCAATTCGTACTGCTCTTTCACACCGGGCGGAACCTATTATACCGTAGAGGGCAGTTCAAGGGCAGATCTCGACGGCAATGGTTGTGACGTCTCAGATCCATTGTATCCCGGCATTAAATTTACCGTGACCGACGGCGTGAACTCAGGAACATTCGTTGCAGATGCGTTGGGTAGCTACAGCCTGCCGCTTCAGGCCGGTTCCCATACGATCACCCCGGTGGTCGAAAACAGCTATTTCACTACCGATCCTTCACAGTTCACAATCAGTTTTCCGGGCGATCTTAACAGCGTGATGCAGGACATCTGTATCATCCCGAATGGCATCCATAACGACCTGGAAATACTCATCATGCCAATCGGGATTGCGAGACCCGGTTTTGATGCTACTTACAATCTGTTATTCCGAAATACAGGAAACACGACAATTGATACCGATCTTGATTTTGCCTTTGACGACAGCGTAATGGATTTTGTGCAGTCGGTACCGCCTTTATCTGACCAAAATGAGGGTATGCTGCATTGGAGCGGATTGCCAATCGCACCGTTTGAAACACGCAGTGTACTGGTCAAAATGAATATGAACAGCCCGGTCGAGACGCCGGCGCTCAATTTGGATGACCACCTTGTGTTCACTGCGGCTTTGACGTATTCGGGTACCGACGAAACGCCGTTAAACAACACGACGATATTGCGCCAGACCGTGGTCAATTCGTTTGACCCAAACGATAAGACGTGTCTCGAAGGGGATACCATTACGCCCGGCATGGTGGGAGATTACGTCCACTACCTTATCCGTTTTGAAAATACAGGTACTTTTGCGGCGGAGAATGTGGTGGTGAAAGACATCATCGATCCGGCCACATTCGATATAGCGTCTTTGGTGCCGGTCAGCAGCAATTATGAGTTCACGACGCGCATCACCGACGGTGACAAGGTCGAATTTATTTTCGAAAATATCAACCTGCCTTTTGATGATACCAACAACGACGGTTATGTCTTATTTAAGATCAGGACCAAACCGACATTGACCGTAGGAAGTACGCTCAGCAATAAGGCCAGCATTTATTTTGATTACAACCTGCCGATTGTAACCAATACGGCGGTGACGGCGGTGGCGTTGCCTTTGAATACCAATGAAAATGACAATGCTTTTGGTTTGGCTTTATATCCGAATCCGGTGAAGGATGTCTTAAACATTTCGTCAAAAACCGATGCTGTCATCAATGTGGTACAAATTTACAACGCCCTGGGACAGGATGTAATGAAAGTATTGCCTGCGAATGGAGATTGCAGTATAGACGTATCGCGTCTGCCGGTAGGTAGTTATGTAGTGAAGGTAATTTCGGAGACCGGAAGTTGGGCCTCACGTTTTATAAAGGAGTAA